A single window of Methylacidimicrobium sp. AP8 DNA harbors:
- the rfaD gene encoding ADP-glyceromanno-heptose 6-epimerase: MARDIVITGGAGFIGSNLVLEIQRREPGAEITIVDDFRSGAFGNLSGFRGDLVTADVGQLDWHRLFGNRPPELVFHLASITDTTVTDTAIQMRANVEGWRHLLSFLAGKSLRVVYASSAAVYGIGGSTRNRVGDPERPANAYGFSKLQMEHLARRFAGENPGIPMAGLRYFNVYGPRETHKRQSASMIGQLAAQIRSGKRPRLFTDGNQKRDFIYVADAVEATLAAAFAVKGNGVFNVGSGRARSFNEVVSCLDSALGTRSEPDYFPCPYAFFQPHTEADIAATRAAIGYEPRFSLEKGIKAYRESGWLGRDPQE; this comes from the coding sequence ATGGCAAGAGATATCGTAATCACCGGGGGAGCCGGCTTCATCGGTTCGAATCTTGTTCTGGAGATTCAGCGCCGGGAGCCGGGAGCGGAGATCACGATCGTGGACGATTTTCGCAGCGGGGCCTTCGGGAATCTCTCCGGGTTTCGCGGAGACCTGGTGACGGCCGACGTGGGGCAGCTCGATTGGCATCGCCTTTTCGGCAACCGGCCGCCCGAGCTGGTTTTCCACCTGGCGTCGATCACCGACACGACCGTGACCGATACGGCGATCCAGATGCGGGCCAACGTTGAGGGGTGGCGTCATCTTCTCTCCTTTCTTGCCGGCAAGTCGTTGCGGGTCGTCTACGCCTCCTCCGCCGCGGTCTACGGCATCGGCGGCTCGACTCGGAACCGGGTCGGAGACCCGGAACGGCCCGCCAACGCTTACGGCTTTTCCAAGCTCCAGATGGAGCACCTGGCCCGGCGCTTCGCCGGAGAAAATCCGGGTATCCCTATGGCCGGCTTGCGCTACTTTAACGTCTACGGCCCGCGCGAGACCCACAAGCGGCAGTCGGCGAGCATGATCGGCCAGCTGGCCGCCCAGATCCGCTCCGGGAAGCGCCCGCGGCTTTTCACAGACGGGAACCAGAAGCGGGACTTCATCTACGTGGCCGACGCCGTCGAGGCCACCCTGGCCGCAGCCTTCGCAGTGAAGGGGAACGGAGTCTTTAACGTCGGCTCGGGCCGGGCGCGGTCCTTCAACGAGGTGGTTTCCTGCCTCGACTCTGCGCTCGGAACCCGCTCGGAGCCCGACTATTTTCCCTGTCCGTACGCGTTTTTCCAGCCGCACACCGAAGCCGATATTGCCGCTACGCGGGCCGCCATCGGATATGAGCCCCGGTTCTCCTTGGAAAAAGGGATCAAGGCCTATCGGGAATCCGGTTGGCTCGGGCGCGATCCCCAGGAGTAG
- a CDS encoding IS481 family transposase, with product MRITLHKNATTTPAIRTAIQRAKGSDYELARQFRVTRETIRRWRKRDFVEDASHTPHHLPTTLNPGQEELVIYLRTQLRLPLDDLLAVIREFIEPSMTRSALGRLLRRRGHSRLPQPEKPANPTQPFKVYLPGYFHVDLKYLPQMADETSRRYVFVAIDRATRWVFLAVKRAKTPAAARSFLQALAKAAPVKIRTILTDNGKEFTDRVFGQAAKDATGAHEFDALCQALGIEHRLTKPKSPRTNGMVERFNGRLAQILRTHHFQSSLDLKTTLHRYAWLYNEHHPQKSLNHQTPLQALKTWQQSHPHLFQKAVRNHAGPDK from the coding sequence ATGAGAATCACCCTGCACAAAAATGCGACGACTACGCCGGCGATCCGCACGGCGATTCAACGGGCGAAGGGCAGCGATTACGAGTTGGCGAGGCAGTTTCGCGTGACTCGGGAGACGATTCGTCGGTGGCGGAAGCGGGATTTTGTCGAGGATGCCAGCCACACCCCGCATCATCTTCCGACGACACTCAATCCGGGACAGGAAGAGCTGGTGATCTACTTGCGCACGCAGCTCCGGCTGCCGCTGGACGATCTGCTGGCCGTCATCCGCGAATTTATCGAACCCTCCATGACCCGCTCGGCCTTGGGCCGGCTCCTGCGGCGCCGAGGCCACTCCCGGCTGCCTCAACCGGAAAAACCGGCCAATCCCACTCAACCCTTTAAAGTTTACCTGCCGGGCTACTTTCATGTGGACCTCAAATACCTGCCCCAGATGGCCGACGAGACGTCTCGCCGTTATGTCTTCGTCGCCATCGATCGAGCCACCCGTTGGGTCTTCTTGGCGGTCAAGCGTGCAAAGACCCCAGCGGCCGCCCGCAGCTTTCTCCAGGCGCTGGCCAAGGCGGCACCCGTGAAAATCCGAACCATCCTCACCGATAACGGCAAGGAGTTCACCGATCGCGTCTTCGGCCAAGCAGCCAAGGATGCTACCGGAGCCCATGAGTTCGACGCGCTCTGCCAAGCATTGGGAATCGAGCACCGCCTGACCAAGCCAAAGTCGCCTCGCACCAATGGCATGGTGGAGCGCTTCAACGGAAGACTGGCGCAGATCCTCCGTACTCATCACTTCCAAAGCTCCCTCGACCTGAAAACCACGCTCCACCGCTACGCCTGGCTCTACAACGAACACCACCCTCAAAAATCGCTCAATCACCAAACCCCACTTCAGGCCCTAAAAACATGGCAACAATCCCATCCGCATCTCTTCCAAAAAGCAGTACGCAATCATGCGGGACCTGACAAATAG
- a CDS encoding alpha/beta hydrolase, with protein sequence MKANGRAAFAAGWLSLLHRRWARCVDEASFAWISLLQARHRPEPTFRQRLEAYVESWRGASLDQYYALPSGCSPALSVAKRGNGLRIRFPSPLSPGPERRNRTAVFDFWLGPEGWSGPTMILAHGLMSVSDVGYRYWAGRLGALGWNAAFMHLPYHYARRPFGLFPGEMCVTADLVHTAETLRQGVLELRVFVRWLRAQGTRLVGGWGISYGGWVLAEAACVERVFDRLMLLEPIFRIEHAMWESPSGRGIRRTLERLGISAEAAAPHLRLVCPSLARPHLKPEEVLLLGGIYDRVVPLRLLEEFRDAWRGCHLYPFPQGHVGYRLMRESLGIAQEIWPGDFAPARH encoded by the coding sequence GTGAAAGCCAACGGCAGAGCGGCCTTTGCCGCCGGTTGGCTCTCGCTCCTCCATCGGCGCTGGGCGCGGTGTGTCGACGAGGCGAGCTTTGCCTGGATCTCCCTTCTCCAAGCCCGGCACCGGCCGGAACCGACATTCCGGCAGCGGCTGGAAGCGTACGTCGAATCCTGGCGCGGCGCCTCCCTGGACCAATATTACGCGCTTCCCTCCGGCTGCTCCCCTGCTCTTTCGGTCGCCAAGCGCGGCAACGGGCTCCGCATCCGCTTCCCGAGTCCCTTGTCGCCCGGACCGGAACGGCGCAACCGGACGGCCGTCTTCGATTTCTGGCTGGGTCCGGAAGGCTGGAGCGGCCCCACTATGATCCTCGCGCACGGCCTGATGTCGGTGAGCGATGTCGGCTACCGGTACTGGGCGGGCCGGCTGGGTGCTCTCGGCTGGAACGCGGCCTTCATGCATCTGCCCTATCACTACGCCCGGCGCCCCTTCGGCCTTTTCCCCGGCGAAATGTGCGTGACTGCCGACCTGGTGCACACCGCCGAGACCTTGCGCCAAGGGGTGCTCGAGCTGCGGGTCTTCGTTCGCTGGCTACGCGCGCAGGGCACCCGGCTCGTAGGGGGATGGGGAATCAGCTATGGAGGCTGGGTATTGGCCGAGGCGGCCTGCGTCGAGCGGGTCTTCGACAGGCTCATGCTCCTGGAGCCGATTTTCCGGATCGAGCATGCGATGTGGGAATCTCCAAGCGGCCGCGGCATCCGTCGGACTCTCGAGCGGCTGGGGATTTCCGCCGAGGCGGCCGCACCCCATCTGCGGCTCGTCTGCCCGAGCCTTGCCCGGCCACACCTCAAGCCCGAAGAGGTGCTCCTCTTGGGAGGGATCTACGATCGGGTGGTGCCGCTGCGGCTCCTGGAGGAGTTTCGCGATGCCTGGCGGGGCTGCCACTTGTATCCCTTTCCCCAAGGCCACGTCGGCTACCGGCTCATGCGGGAGAGCCTAGGCATTGCGCAAGAGATTTGGCCGGGGGATTTTGCCCCGGCACGGCATTGA
- the rpoN gene encoding RNA polymerase factor sigma-54 codes for MPSLGLFQSVRLSQSLSPQMQQSLALLQAPAVELRSVIAQELLNNPVLEEEVETAAPEEGRESSLEALAEVEESWRDYLGPTETKIAVSDDSEEKHQYFFDSQAVPETLRDFLARQLTASTDDPELVRAGIEIIGNLDDRGYLRTDLEEVAGLAGVPQEKAEEALRLVQSFDPAGVAARSLKECLLLQLRRLGKEEEVEGKIVECHLELLARKKFSELAKLLRVSVPRITTAANLIRTLQPNPGGSFRRTEREAVIEVDLRVEKVDGTWTVIANEAAVPRLRINGAYKDLLHASGQDPSLRNYLREKIQSGRFLLKCLRLRQQTLSEVASAVVACQTEFFDHGLSRLRPLTMSEIARRIGIHETTVSRAIANKYIETPHGVFELKYFFRPGYQTAKGDRLSNQTIKAAIEEMVRKEDPRNPLSDQDIVEAFRQKGIVLARRTVAKYRTALKILPSHLRKSAA; via the coding sequence GTGCCTTCCCTGGGGCTTTTCCAATCCGTCCGGCTGAGCCAGTCTCTCTCGCCGCAGATGCAGCAGTCGCTGGCTCTGCTGCAGGCCCCCGCCGTGGAGCTTCGCTCGGTGATCGCGCAGGAGCTCTTGAACAATCCCGTGCTGGAGGAGGAGGTGGAAACGGCCGCGCCGGAAGAGGGGCGGGAGAGCTCGCTCGAAGCCCTAGCCGAGGTCGAGGAGTCGTGGCGGGACTACCTCGGTCCTACGGAGACCAAGATCGCGGTTTCCGACGATTCCGAAGAAAAACACCAGTACTTCTTCGACTCGCAGGCGGTCCCCGAGACGCTGCGCGACTTCCTGGCGCGCCAGCTCACGGCCTCGACGGACGATCCGGAGCTGGTCCGCGCAGGAATCGAAATCATCGGCAATCTTGATGACCGGGGATACCTGCGGACCGACCTGGAGGAGGTGGCCGGCCTTGCCGGAGTTCCTCAGGAGAAAGCCGAAGAGGCTCTCCGATTGGTGCAGAGCTTCGATCCGGCGGGTGTGGCCGCCCGCAGCCTAAAGGAGTGCCTCCTGCTCCAGCTCCGCCGCCTCGGAAAGGAAGAGGAGGTGGAGGGGAAAATCGTGGAGTGCCACCTCGAGCTCCTTGCGCGGAAGAAATTCTCCGAGCTTGCGAAGCTCCTCCGCGTCTCCGTCCCCCGCATCACGACCGCCGCCAACCTCATCCGGACGCTCCAACCGAATCCGGGCGGGAGCTTCCGCCGAACCGAGAGGGAGGCGGTCATCGAGGTCGATCTGCGCGTCGAAAAGGTCGACGGCACGTGGACGGTTATCGCCAACGAGGCGGCCGTTCCCCGTCTACGGATCAACGGAGCGTACAAAGATCTGCTCCATGCCAGCGGGCAGGATCCGAGCCTGCGGAACTACCTTAGAGAGAAGATTCAATCCGGCCGATTCCTCCTGAAATGCCTACGCCTGCGCCAGCAGACGCTCTCCGAGGTGGCTTCTGCGGTAGTCGCCTGCCAAACGGAATTTTTCGACCACGGCTTGAGCCGCCTCCGGCCGCTCACCATGAGCGAGATCGCCCGCCGCATAGGCATTCACGAGACGACGGTCAGCCGCGCGATCGCCAACAAATACATCGAAACCCCTCATGGAGTCTTCGAGCTCAAGTACTTCTTCCGCCCAGGCTACCAGACGGCCAAGGGCGACCGCCTCTCCAACCAGACCATCAAGGCGGCGATCGAGGAGATGGTGCGCAAAGAGGACCCGAGGAATCCCCTGTCGGACCAGGACATTGTCGAAGCCTTCCGGCAGAAGGGGATCGTGCTCGCCCGCCGGACGGTGGCCAAGTACCGGACCGCGCTCAAGATCCTTCCTTCCCACCTCCGGAAGTCGGCGGCCTGA
- a CDS encoding FIST N-terminal domain-containing protein, which translates to MIIFLMDAPRAVSVAYSGPFSEGASRTIAEELRAKLGGGPSLVLVFASSSYAADLAELCEVLTIYAHAPLLVAVTGQGFLAEGAEFEAEEGFSVLGLRHPGIRATPVPLLPEQLEAGEEPAVWHRITAVGPGEAVGWILFANPNLLPVERLLQIWNRAYPGIPAWGLAGGTDEGTPPSFWIGSLWRGESRSPFKGTSAFMSSSLKDADRSAPPTP; encoded by the coding sequence TTGATCATTTTCCTTATGGATGCTCCGCGCGCGGTATCCGTAGCCTATTCCGGTCCCTTTTCCGAAGGCGCAAGCCGGACGATTGCCGAAGAGCTGCGGGCGAAGCTCGGCGGCGGCCCCTCGCTCGTTTTGGTCTTCGCTTCTTCCTCGTATGCGGCCGACTTGGCCGAGCTTTGCGAGGTGCTGACCATCTACGCCCACGCTCCCCTCCTGGTCGCCGTGACCGGGCAGGGCTTCCTGGCCGAAGGAGCCGAGTTCGAAGCCGAAGAGGGGTTTTCGGTGCTCGGCCTCCGCCATCCGGGGATCCGGGCGACTCCGGTCCCCTTGTTGCCCGAGCAGCTGGAAGCTGGGGAAGAACCGGCGGTCTGGCATCGGATCACCGCGGTCGGGCCTGGAGAGGCGGTAGGATGGATCCTCTTCGCCAATCCCAACCTGCTTCCGGTGGAGCGGCTCCTGCAGATCTGGAACCGTGCATATCCCGGAATTCCTGCCTGGGGGTTGGCGGGCGGGACCGATGAAGGGACACCGCCGTCTTTTTGGATCGGAAGCCTGTGGAGGGGGGAGTCGCGATCGCCCTTCAAGGGGACATCGGCTTTCATGTCATCGTCTCTCAAGGATGCCGACCGATCGGCACCCCCTACACCGTGA
- a CDS encoding AAA family ATPase, translated as MSTPQFPDAEEWQRRFQEMFRSLAPMPAATDPKEAEKNREAFEKQIRSFSLTPKELKAYLDRFVIQQEEAKRVLSVAVCDHYNHVRAALAGEDLPHYVKQNVLLVGPSGVGKTYLVRCLAERIGVPMVRGDATKFSETGYVGGDVEDLVRELVQQAGGDVSIAQYGIIYLDEIDKLAGPNSLGRDVSGRGVQANLLKLLEETEVPVRAPYDLQGQIQTMLDFRRGAREKRTINTRHILFLVSGAFTRLPEIVARRRRRGQLGFRAAGSEPDAGESVKEALTADFIEYGLEPEFIGRLPVRVFFEPLSADDLFRILRESEGSILRQYVAAFQAYGISLRFTEGALRRIAQRAAEEETGARGLMTICERILRPFRFECPGTGLREVLIDEETVEDPEKGLQATLTRFREGGGETAQEVEAFAQEFFRDHELRLRFQPEAVQALRDEAGSQAGATAALCRTKFKDFPFGLRLIRANTGQDTFTITPEAVKEPEAVLNRWVLASYSASAKAPEGPKDQERKSTEAE; from the coding sequence GTGAGCACTCCACAGTTTCCCGACGCCGAGGAGTGGCAGCGCCGCTTCCAGGAAATGTTCCGTTCGTTGGCGCCGATGCCGGCCGCGACCGATCCGAAGGAGGCGGAGAAAAATCGGGAAGCCTTCGAGAAGCAGATCCGGTCCTTCAGCCTCACACCCAAGGAGCTCAAAGCCTACCTCGACCGTTTCGTGATCCAGCAGGAGGAGGCGAAGCGGGTGCTTTCCGTCGCCGTCTGCGACCATTACAACCACGTCCGGGCCGCCCTCGCGGGCGAGGATCTCCCCCACTACGTCAAGCAGAACGTGCTGCTGGTCGGGCCGAGCGGAGTGGGGAAGACCTATCTGGTGCGCTGCCTGGCGGAACGGATCGGCGTGCCGATGGTCCGCGGGGATGCGACCAAGTTTTCCGAAACGGGCTACGTCGGCGGCGATGTCGAAGACTTGGTCCGTGAGCTGGTCCAGCAGGCGGGCGGGGACGTCTCCATCGCCCAGTACGGCATCATCTATTTGGACGAGATCGATAAGCTGGCGGGGCCGAACTCGTTGGGCCGGGATGTGAGCGGTCGGGGGGTGCAGGCGAACCTGCTGAAGCTGCTCGAAGAAACCGAGGTTCCCGTGCGAGCTCCCTACGACCTGCAAGGCCAGATCCAGACGATGCTCGACTTCCGCCGAGGCGCGCGGGAAAAGCGGACCATCAACACCCGGCACATCCTCTTCCTGGTCAGCGGGGCCTTTACCCGCCTTCCGGAGATCGTCGCGCGCCGGAGGCGGCGCGGGCAGCTCGGATTCCGCGCGGCGGGCTCCGAGCCGGACGCCGGCGAGTCCGTTAAGGAGGCTCTCACCGCCGACTTCATCGAATACGGGCTCGAGCCCGAATTCATCGGGAGGCTACCGGTCCGGGTCTTCTTTGAACCCCTTTCCGCCGACGACCTCTTCCGGATCTTGCGGGAATCGGAAGGGTCGATTCTCCGGCAGTATGTCGCGGCCTTCCAGGCCTATGGAATTTCGCTGCGCTTCACCGAGGGGGCGCTGCGGCGGATCGCCCAGCGCGCCGCCGAGGAAGAGACCGGAGCCCGCGGCCTTATGACGATTTGCGAGCGGATCTTGCGTCCCTTCCGCTTCGAATGCCCCGGCACGGGCTTGCGCGAGGTCCTGATCGACGAGGAGACCGTCGAAGACCCGGAAAAGGGGCTGCAGGCGACCTTGACTCGATTCCGGGAAGGAGGCGGGGAGACCGCCCAGGAGGTGGAAGCATTTGCGCAGGAGTTTTTCCGCGACCACGAGCTGCGGCTGCGCTTCCAGCCGGAGGCTGTGCAAGCGCTTCGGGACGAGGCGGGCTCGCAAGCCGGGGCGACCGCCGCGCTTTGCCGGACGAAGTTCAAGGATTTTCCCTTCGGGCTCCGCCTCATCCGGGCCAACACCGGTCAAGACACGTTCACGATCACTCCGGAAGCGGTAAAAGAGCCCGAGGCGGTGTTGAACCGCTGGGTGCTCGCCTCCTATAGCGCCTCGGCCAAGGCCCCCGAGGGCCCGAAGGATCAGGAAAGAAAGAGCACCGAAGCAGAGTAG
- a CDS encoding FIST C-terminal domain-containing protein codes for MDRKPVEGGVAIALQGDIGFHVIVSQGCRPIGTPYTVTGADRNILYTLGSGSAYQALANAFESLSEQERERAHGHIFIGLAVSEYRDEFRQGDFLVRNILGADPSSGAVAIGALVRIGQTLQYQLRDPESAERSLRRMLQAEKTEHFHTRQPLAALASLCAGRGKGLFGVAGKDAGLIQELFPRLPAAGFFASGEIGPVGKPNYLHGYSASVLFLS; via the coding sequence TTGGATCGGAAGCCTGTGGAGGGGGGAGTCGCGATCGCCCTTCAAGGGGACATCGGCTTTCATGTCATCGTCTCTCAAGGATGCCGACCGATCGGCACCCCCTACACCGTGACCGGGGCCGACCGGAACATCCTCTACACGCTGGGTTCCGGGAGCGCGTACCAGGCCTTGGCCAATGCCTTCGAATCCCTCTCGGAACAGGAACGGGAAAGGGCGCATGGGCATATCTTCATCGGCCTCGCCGTCTCCGAATATCGGGACGAGTTCCGCCAAGGGGACTTCCTCGTCCGCAACATCCTCGGCGCGGACCCCTCCTCCGGCGCGGTCGCGATCGGAGCGCTCGTCCGCATCGGCCAGACGCTGCAATATCAGCTGCGCGATCCCGAATCGGCCGAACGCTCCTTGCGGAGGATGCTCCAAGCCGAAAAGACCGAGCATTTTCACACGCGGCAGCCTCTGGCCGCCTTGGCCAGCCTCTGCGCCGGGAGAGGAAAAGGGCTCTTCGGGGTGGCCGGCAAGGATGCGGGATTGATTCAGGAGCTTTTCCCCCGTCTGCCCGCTGCGGGATTCTTCGCCAGCGGGGAGATCGGCCCCGTGGGGAAGCCGAACTATCTCCACGGCTACTCTGCTTCGGTGCTCTTTCTTTCCTGA
- a CDS encoding NIPSNAP family protein, which yields MIYELREYAIKPGCLEEFVRFLDEELLPFQASKGVRVVGSFTVSGDSGRYVWIRAFADEKERERICQAVYGSPEWKERFGPRCEQLMEAQGIRVSILEPTPASQLQ from the coding sequence ATGATCTACGAGTTGCGGGAGTATGCCATCAAGCCTGGATGCCTGGAGGAGTTCGTGCGGTTCCTGGATGAGGAGCTTCTGCCCTTCCAGGCGAGCAAGGGGGTAAGGGTCGTGGGCTCCTTCACGGTCTCCGGAGATTCCGGCCGTTACGTCTGGATCCGCGCCTTTGCGGATGAGAAGGAGCGGGAGCGGATCTGCCAAGCGGTCTACGGGAGCCCTGAATGGAAGGAGCGGTTTGGACCGAGGTGCGAGCAGCTGATGGAAGCCCAGGGTATCCGGGTGTCGATTCTCGAGCCGACTCCCGCTTCGCAGCTGCAATGA
- a CDS encoding IS1634 family transposase produces MSRRPGKSWANSPSVSKKESFGIGKRSAAPSPESSLHRGHRYFRWSLRAGKLQVSEEPVETEKLLEGKYVILTEEKDLSPLEAVRAYKELSEVERAFRKLKDVLELRPIYHHNPKRVRAHVFVAALAFLLDRLLEKKLKAANLPFSSEQAWAALRTIHLVDFSFGSEKRRGVTAGNHQARQILSALRISAREP; encoded by the coding sequence ATGTCACGAAGACCCGGGAAGAGTTGGGCAAACTCGCCAAGCGTATCGAAAAAGGAGAGCTTCGGAATCGGGAAGAGATCGGCAGCTCCGTCGCCCGAATCCTCTCTCCATCGCGGCCACCGCTACTTCCGCTGGAGTCTGCGGGCAGGCAAGCTCCAAGTGTCCGAAGAGCCGGTGGAGACCGAAAAGCTTCTGGAGGGGAAGTACGTGATCCTCACCGAGGAAAAGGATCTCTCCCCGCTCGAGGCGGTCCGGGCCTACAAGGAGCTCTCCGAGGTGGAAAGAGCCTTCCGGAAGCTCAAGGACGTCCTGGAGCTTCGTCCGATCTACCACCACAATCCCAAACGGGTGCGGGCGCACGTCTTCGTCGCCGCCTTGGCCTTCCTGCTCGACCGGCTCCTGGAGAAGAAGCTCAAGGCGGCCAATCTACCCTTCTCCAGCGAGCAAGCTTGGGCTGCCCTCCGAACCATCCATCTGGTGGATTTCTCCTTCGGAAGCGAAAAACGTCGCGGGGTCACCGCCGGGAATCATCAGGCCCGGCAAATCCTCTCCGCCTTACGCATCTCTGCCCGGGAGCCGTAG